A stretch of the Vicinamibacterales bacterium genome encodes the following:
- a CDS encoding YihY/virulence factor BrkB family protein yields the protein MKRTGKEAVADDIFDLAAQQAYYFFFALFPALLFVIAIASFFPLLTLVDEVVTMLSRFAPQAVIDIITAAMTSLSKQNSGGILTLGFLVTIWSSSGAMVSIITTLNTCYDVTESRPWWKTRLTAIGLTIALAMFILVSMFLVIAGPALAEHLANRMRLGPAFTWTWWIVQWPVVFLLVATAIASVYYFAPDVEQDWVWITPGSVAATVLWIAVSTALKLYYKMVPDANAAYGAIGGIMVLMLWFYGSGLALLLGAEMNAEIEHASPYGKDPGERVPGEKKVVGPRAQRLYSEKRAKGEIPVPPIPDGMNCDLDHAPRAARPRQAPSDLIIGTIALGSAVLLAANRLRKGLR from the coding sequence ATGAAACGCACCGGCAAGGAGGCCGTGGCGGACGACATCTTCGATCTGGCAGCTCAACAGGCCTATTACTTTTTCTTCGCGCTGTTCCCGGCCCTGCTCTTCGTCATCGCGATCGCCAGCTTCTTCCCCTTGCTGACCCTCGTCGACGAGGTCGTCACGATGCTGTCGCGTTTCGCGCCGCAGGCGGTGATCGACATCATCACTGCCGCCATGACGTCCCTGTCGAAGCAGAACAGCGGCGGCATTCTCACGCTCGGGTTCCTGGTGACGATCTGGTCGAGTTCGGGCGCGATGGTGTCGATCATCACGACGCTCAACACCTGTTACGACGTCACCGAATCGCGGCCGTGGTGGAAGACCCGCCTGACCGCGATCGGACTCACGATCGCCCTCGCGATGTTCATCCTGGTTTCGATGTTCCTGGTCATCGCGGGCCCCGCGCTGGCCGAGCATCTGGCGAACCGGATGCGTCTTGGACCGGCCTTCACATGGACGTGGTGGATCGTGCAGTGGCCGGTCGTGTTCCTGCTCGTGGCGACGGCGATCGCCAGCGTCTACTACTTCGCGCCCGACGTCGAACAGGACTGGGTGTGGATCACGCCCGGTTCGGTTGCCGCCACAGTCCTGTGGATCGCGGTCTCGACGGCGTTGAAGCTCTACTACAAGATGGTGCCGGATGCCAACGCCGCGTACGGCGCGATCGGCGGGATCATGGTGCTGATGCTGTGGTTCTACGGCTCGGGACTGGCGCTGCTGCTCGGCGCGGAGATGAACGCCGAAATCGAGCACGCGTCGCCGTACGGCAAGGACCCCGGCGAGCGCGTGCCCGGCGAGAAGAAAGTGGTGGGGCCGCGCGCGCAGCGTCTCTACTCAGAAAAACGGGCGAAGGGAGAGATCCCCGTCCCGCCAATCCCGGACGGCATGAACTGCGACCTCGATCACGCACCGCGCGCCGCCCGGCCCCGCCAAGCGCCGAGCGATCTGATCATCGGCACGATCGCGCTGGGGTCTGCCGTGCTCCTCGCTGCGAACAGACTGCGCAAGGGCCTGAGGTGA
- a CDS encoding TrbI/VirB10 family protein: MFSKPLAFVVLALGCLTAAAGGAYVATRHTMSDPTGRPAAAAPAALASSPSSQAAVPTQAVAETESAVTSAKPERTPGEANPAQPAATVAPVPTSVTADAPAAEPVPAPRPAARTTTASKATSAGKPATQPSHGPAATPHQAQRTAPVTAANGSAAPPDATTPPAAAAAPPAKPAEAIKPVEDPLPEPPRSPQFEELILPAASVIGLQVETTLSSERARVEDRVDARVSRDVMSSGRVAIPAGSRVIGSVTTVERGGKVKDQARLGIRFHTLVLADGSQVPLHTDAVYRVGEEPSNGSTKKIGGAAIGGAIIGAILGGGKGAAIGGATGAAGGTAAVMAGDRSAATLRQGEYLNVKLAAPATITVERRE, encoded by the coding sequence ATGTTCTCGAAACCGTTGGCGTTCGTCGTCCTCGCGCTCGGCTGTCTGACGGCGGCCGCGGGGGGGGCGTACGTGGCGACGCGCCATACCATGTCCGATCCGACGGGCCGGCCGGCCGCGGCGGCTCCGGCGGCGCTGGCGTCCTCGCCGTCGAGCCAGGCCGCGGTCCCCACCCAGGCGGTGGCTGAAACCGAGTCGGCGGTGACGAGCGCGAAGCCTGAGCGCACGCCGGGGGAGGCAAATCCCGCACAGCCCGCCGCGACCGTGGCACCCGTTCCGACGTCCGTGACTGCCGACGCCCCCGCTGCGGAGCCGGTTCCCGCGCCGCGGCCGGCGGCCCGAACCACTACGGCGTCCAAGGCGACGTCGGCCGGCAAGCCGGCGACGCAGCCCTCGCACGGGCCGGCCGCAACGCCGCATCAGGCGCAGCGGACCGCGCCGGTGACGGCCGCGAACGGGTCGGCCGCGCCACCGGATGCGACCACCCCTCCGGCCGCGGCGGCCGCGCCGCCGGCCAAGCCCGCGGAGGCGATCAAGCCGGTTGAGGATCCGCTACCCGAGCCTCCGCGGTCGCCGCAGTTCGAGGAGCTGATCCTCCCCGCCGCGTCGGTGATCGGGCTGCAGGTGGAAACGACCTTGTCGTCGGAACGTGCGCGCGTCGAGGATCGCGTCGACGCTCGCGTCTCGCGTGACGTGATGTCGAGCGGCCGCGTCGCGATTCCGGCCGGGTCGAGAGTGATCGGCTCCGTGACAACCGTCGAACGCGGCGGCAAGGTGAAGGATCAGGCGCGGCTCGGCATCCGCTTCCACACGCTGGTCCTCGCCGACGGCTCGCAGGTGCCGTTGCACACCGACGCCGTGTACCGCGTCGGCGAAGAGCCGTCGAACGGCAGCACGAAGAAGATCGGGGGGGCCGCGATCGGCGGCGCCATCATCGGCGCCATCCTTGGCGGCGGCAAAGGCGCCGCGATCGGCGGCGCGACCGGCGCGGCCGGCGGCACCGCCGCCGTCATGGCCGGCGACCGCAGCGCCGCCACGCTTCGCCAGGGGGAATACCTCAATGTGAAGCTCGCCGCGCCGGCGACGATCACCGTGGAGAGACGGGAATAA
- a CDS encoding pyridoxal-dependent decarboxylase yields the protein MSDFRDNARFLSDWIAAYLDDPSRYPVLARVTPGDIRDALPSHAPEHGETFAQIFADFERVLVPGLTHWNHPGFFAYFASSASEPGVLAEFLSAALNQQAMLWRTSPAATELEEVALGWLRRLIGLPDVFEGVIYDTASISTLHALAAAREAAVPDVRRAGLAGRADLKGVRVYASEQAHSSVDKAVIALGLGHDALIRISVDAAFRMEPARLADRLRADRDAGLLPIAVVATVGSTSTTSVDPVAAIADICAAHGVWLHVDAAYAGVAAMVPGWEWILDGAARADSLVVNPHKWLFTPFDLSAFYCRRMDMVRAAFSLTPEYLKTSEGDAGVTNLMDTGIQLGRRFRALKLWMILRHFGAAGLRARIAEHMRLARLFASWVDASDTYELAAPVPFSVVCFRMRGTRGDADHQRVLDAVNASGEVFLSHTKLDGRFVLRLAIGHLLTAESHVRRAWELLNSAV from the coding sequence GTGTCCGACTTCAGAGATAACGCCCGCTTCCTGTCCGACTGGATCGCGGCCTACCTCGACGATCCGTCCCGCTACCCGGTACTCGCTCGCGTCACGCCGGGGGACATCCGAGACGCGCTTCCCTCGCACGCGCCGGAGCACGGCGAAACGTTCGCGCAGATCTTCGCCGATTTCGAGCGGGTGCTCGTTCCCGGCCTCACCCACTGGAACCATCCGGGCTTCTTCGCCTACTTCGCGAGCAGCGCGAGCGAGCCTGGTGTGCTGGCCGAGTTCCTGTCGGCGGCGCTCAATCAGCAGGCGATGCTGTGGCGCACGTCGCCGGCCGCAACCGAGCTGGAAGAGGTCGCGCTCGGGTGGCTCCGTCGGCTCATCGGGCTCCCGGATGTCTTCGAGGGGGTCATCTACGACACCGCATCGATCTCGACGCTGCATGCGCTCGCGGCGGCGCGCGAGGCGGCGGTGCCGGATGTCCGCCGCGCCGGGCTCGCGGGTCGCGCCGATCTGAAAGGGGTGCGCGTCTACGCCTCGGAACAGGCGCACTCCTCCGTCGACAAGGCGGTGATTGCGCTCGGCCTCGGACACGACGCGCTCATCCGCATTTCAGTCGATGCCGCGTTCCGGATGGAACCGGCGCGGCTCGCCGATCGCCTTCGCGCCGACCGCGACGCGGGCCTGCTGCCGATCGCCGTGGTGGCCACGGTCGGGAGTACGTCCACCACGAGCGTCGACCCGGTCGCCGCGATCGCGGACATCTGCGCCGCGCACGGCGTGTGGCTGCATGTCGACGCGGCGTATGCGGGAGTCGCCGCGATGGTGCCGGGCTGGGAGTGGATCCTCGACGGCGCCGCGCGGGCCGACTCGCTCGTCGTCAACCCGCACAAGTGGCTGTTCACCCCGTTCGATCTCAGCGCGTTCTACTGCCGCCGCATGGACATGGTCCGCGCGGCGTTCTCGCTGACTCCCGAATATTTGAAGACGAGCGAAGGCGACGCCGGCGTCACGAATCTGATGGACACCGGCATCCAGCTCGGACGCCGCTTTCGCGCGCTGAAGCTGTGGATGATCCTCCGGCATTTCGGCGCGGCCGGCCTGCGCGCGCGAATCGCCGAGCACATGCGGCTGGCGCGACTCTTCGCATCATGGGTCGACGCCAGCGATACCTACGAGCTGGCCGCGCCGGTTCCCTTCAGTGTCGTCTGCTTCCGCATGCGGGGAACGCGCGGCGACGCCGATCACCAGCGCGTGCTCGACGCCGTCAACGCGTCCGGCGAAGTGTTTCTCTCGCACACCAAGCTCGATGGTCGCTTCGTGCTCCGTCTGGCGATCGGCCACCTGCTGACGGCCGAGTCGCATGTGCGTCGCGCCTGGGAACTGCTGAACTCCGCCGTCTGA
- a CDS encoding outer membrane beta-barrel protein: protein MSVRKWLLSAAVVTAASLAMPGIASADWFITPFVGWNAGGSADVNGSDGSTRASEFEHKADYGVSIAGMGKGIIGAEFDFGYSPNFFSTTTDANGFAFSSGNNVATLTGNLIVGAPVGGHGAQIRPYAVGGLGLIRSNVGATGFFDATTANDFGFDVGAGLAGFFTQNIGLRGDVRYFRSFNGSNNGVGLSNFHFWRTSIGVSFKF, encoded by the coding sequence ATGTCAGTACGCAAGTGGCTACTTTCCGCAGCAGTCGTGACGGCCGCCTCCCTGGCGATGCCGGGAATCGCGTCGGCTGATTGGTTCATCACCCCGTTCGTCGGATGGAACGCGGGCGGCTCAGCCGATGTGAACGGCTCCGACGGCTCGACCCGAGCCAGCGAGTTCGAGCACAAGGCCGACTACGGCGTGTCGATCGCCGGAATGGGCAAGGGCATCATCGGCGCCGAATTCGACTTCGGCTACTCGCCGAACTTCTTCTCGACGACGACGGACGCGAATGGATTCGCGTTCAGCAGCGGCAACAACGTCGCCACGCTGACCGGCAACCTGATCGTGGGCGCGCCGGTGGGCGGCCACGGCGCGCAGATTCGTCCGTACGCGGTCGGCGGACTCGGCCTGATCCGCAGCAACGTGGGTGCGACCGGCTTCTTCGACGCGACGACGGCGAACGATTTCGGGTTCGACGTGGGCGCCGGCTTGGCGGGGTTCTTCACGCAGAACATCGGCTTGCGCGGCGATGTGCGCTACTTCCGATCGTTCAACGGCTCGAACAACGGCGTCGGCCTCAGCAACTTCCACTTCTGGCGCACGTCGATCGGAGTGTCGTTCAAGTTCTAA
- the argH gene encoding argininosuccinate lyase: MAHLWSGRFAGDPDAELFAFGASFRFDRRLFQDDVRGSLAWANALARAGVLSPDAAAAIDGGLRSILARGATDPGFVSDAHGDEDVHAFVERELVALVGEAGRRLHTGRSRNEQVAVDLRLYVKRRVPSILAGIAGLVRSLVALADRAGDALMPSYTHLRRAQPVLVAHFLLSHAAALRRDAARLTAVLGEVDELPLGSGAIAGTAYPIDVAALARDLGFSRLARNSMDVSGDRDFVAGFLHAASVGMVHLSRIAEDFILFTSEEFGFFELDDRAATGSSLMPQKKNPDPLELVRGKSGRVIGHLTGWLVSMKGLAAGYNKDLQEDKEALFDAEDTWLACLRATASVVDGLTPNPVVTGRAASGLLLATDVADYLVAKGLPFRDAHEVVGAMVRRLVTERRSFEDLSLDEWRSHSALFGDDVRGAITAMASVEKKQTPQSTNPKAVAAALDETREWLKRVEAEG, from the coding sequence ATGGCGCATCTCTGGTCCGGACGTTTCGCCGGCGATCCCGACGCTGAGCTGTTCGCATTCGGCGCGTCTTTCCGCTTCGACCGCCGCCTGTTCCAGGACGACGTGCGGGGCAGCCTCGCCTGGGCGAATGCGCTGGCGCGGGCCGGTGTCCTCTCGCCCGACGCCGCGGCCGCGATCGACGGCGGGCTGCGGTCGATCCTCGCGCGCGGCGCGACCGATCCCGGCTTCGTCAGCGACGCGCACGGCGACGAAGACGTGCACGCATTCGTCGAGCGCGAGCTGGTCGCGCTGGTCGGCGAGGCGGGGCGGCGGCTGCACACGGGCCGCTCGCGCAACGAGCAGGTCGCCGTCGATCTGCGTCTGTATGTGAAGCGACGCGTCCCGTCCATCCTGGCGGGGATCGCGGGGCTGGTGCGGTCGCTCGTGGCGCTCGCCGACCGCGCCGGCGACGCGCTGATGCCGTCGTACACCCATCTGCGTCGCGCGCAGCCGGTGCTCGTCGCGCACTTCCTGCTCTCGCACGCCGCCGCGCTCCGCCGCGACGCCGCGCGGCTGACCGCGGTGCTCGGAGAGGTCGACGAACTGCCGCTCGGCTCCGGCGCGATCGCCGGCACCGCCTACCCGATCGACGTGGCCGCGCTGGCCCGCGACCTCGGTTTCTCGCGCCTCGCCCGCAACAGCATGGACGTCAGCGGCGACCGCGATTTCGTCGCCGGGTTCCTGCATGCCGCGTCGGTCGGCATGGTGCATCTCAGCCGGATCGCCGAAGATTTCATCCTCTTCACGTCCGAGGAATTCGGCTTCTTCGAGCTCGACGATCGGGCGGCGACGGGCAGCAGCCTGATGCCGCAGAAGAAGAATCCCGATCCCCTCGAACTCGTCCGAGGCAAGAGCGGCCGTGTCATCGGCCACCTCACCGGCTGGCTGGTTTCGATGAAGGGTCTCGCGGCCGGCTATAACAAAGATCTGCAGGAAGACAAGGAAGCGCTGTTCGACGCCGAGGACACCTGGCTCGCCTGTCTTCGCGCGACGGCCTCGGTCGTCGACGGCCTGACGCCGAACCCGGTAGTCACCGGGCGGGCCGCCTCAGGCCTGCTGCTCGCCACCGACGTGGCCGACTATCTCGTCGCGAAAGGGCTGCCGTTCCGGGACGCCCACGAAGTCGTCGGCGCGATGGTGCGCCGGCTGGTGACCGAGCGCCGATCGTTCGAGGATCTCTCGCTCGACGAATGGCGATCGCATTCGGCGCTGTTCGGCGACGACGTGCGCGGGGCGATCACCGCGATGGCGTCGGTCGAGAAAAAGCAGACGCCGCAGTCGACGAACCCGAAGGCGGTCGCTGCGGCGCTGGACGAAACGCGCGAGTGGCTGAAACGTGTGGAGGCCGAAGGCTAG